The sequence below is a genomic window from Opitutia bacterium.
CCTGGGGTTTCTATGAAAACAACCGCGGCAGCGTCTCGCTCCGCGTGAAACGTCTCACCTGAAGCGTTCGGTCGGGGCGGTTGCCCTCAACCGCCCTTTCACATCCCGGCCGCTCAAGGCAGCAGCGCTTTCCCGAATCGCAAACCCGCCTCACGCACTCGCCGCTGCCTTGGCTGCCGCGCGCGGCGCCGGTTAAGCGATCGGCGTCGGGCTGTCACCGGCCAGCAGCATTTGCGGAACCTGGCTGAACGCATACTTCCCGGTCGCGGCATTCAGGTCGAAGATCCACACCAGATCGAACCGATCGCCCGGCCACTTTTGCGGCACGGTGGTCGAGTTACCGAGGATCGCGTTGGCGATGGTTGGAATGTCCTGATGCTCCCACGCCACCAGCACGACACCCGCGCACTGCACGATCCGCGCGGCCAGCGCCGCTTCCTGACCCTTCAGGCAACTGCCGTCGATCGCGACGCCGAGCAGCTGGCTCGTCGGCGTAATCGTCTCCTGCGGACGCAGGCTGTTGCTGTGCTTGCCCACCCCTGACGCAAACAGGAACTGCGGCTTAGCGAGCTGCGCGCTCTTGAACTGCCCGTTCGACGGCGCAAACAACGTCGCGAGCCCGCCCGCCCGCTGCCAGCCGAGCGGGATCAGCGACTCCGGGTCCTGCTTGCCGTTGATATCGACTCCGTGCGGCGAACCCTTGGCGGCGGGCTTTTCGGCGTGGCGAACGATCATGATCTTCGGGGCGGTATTCATGGCGGACAGGCGGGAGGCAGGGTTGAGGAGAGACGCGGACGCGAAATACGCCGCGCGCGAGAGCGGTGCCGGGAAACCCGGCGGCCCCGCAGCACGCCAGACAAATTTCTCCACCTCTCTTTCGTCGACCGACATCCGCCCGCCCAAGGTGCCGCTGCTGCCGTGTCCGATTGCGGTCGGAAGATTTCTGGCCAACCTCCGAGCATCCACGTCATGGCTCGCACTCGCATCGTCATCATCGGCGGCGGCTTCGGCGGAGTGAAGTGTGCGCAGACCCTGCGCCGCGAACTCCGCCGCAACGACGCCGAAATCATCCTCTTCAACCGCGAGAACCATCTCGTTTTCAGCCCGCTGCTGGCCGACGCCGTGGGCTCCTCGCTGAGCTTGCAGGACGTTATCGTCCCGCTGCGCCAGCTGCTGCCCGACGTCATCTGCCGCACCGAGGAAGTCCTCAACCTCGACCTCGCGCGCAACGAACTCGAGGTCGTCTCGCACGACGGCTCGCCCGCCCGCCTCGGCTACGACCACGTCGTCATCGCCGCCGGCGCCGTCTCGAACCTCAATGTCGTGCCCGGCATGGCCGACCACGCGTTTCCGTTGAAAACCGTCGGCGACGCCGCCGTCCTCCGCACGCACGTCCTCCAACAACTCGAACGCGCCGAAGTCTGCGACGATCCGGAAAAGCGCCGCTGGTATCTCTCGTTCATCGTCGTCGGCGGCGGCTACAGCGGCGTCGAAGCCGCCGGCGAAATCAACGACCTCGTGCGCGGCTCGCTGCGTTTCTTCCATCACATCCGCCCCGAGGACGTCACCGTCACGCTCATCCACTCGCGCGACCAATTGCTCCCGGAAATCAGCGAACAGCTCCGCGAGTTCGCCCGGGAGAAAATGGCCGCCGCCGGCGTCACCATCCGCCTGAACTGCCGCGTCACGCTCGCCACCGGCGAAGGCGTGGGCACGGGCGACGGCTTCGTGCGCGGCGGCACCATCGTCTGCACCATCGGCAGCACCGCCGCGCCATTCATCGAGCGCATGGACGCCCCGAAGGAAAAGGGCCGCCTCCTCACCGAACCCGACCTCCGCCTGCGCGGCCACGCCAACGCCTGGGCGGTCGGCGACTGCGCGCTGATCGTCAACGCGCTCGATCAACAGCTCTCGCCGCCCACCGGCCAGTTCGCCGAGCGCCAAGGTCGCCAATGCGCGCAAAACCTCGCGCGCGTCCTGCGCGGCGCACCGACGCGGCCCTTTTCGTTCCGCCTGCTCGGACAACTCTGTTCCATCGGCGGACACCGCGCGGTGGCCGAGCTGTTCGGCTTTCGCCTTAGCGGCTTCTGGGCGTGGTTCGCCTGGCGCGGCGTCTATCTCTTCAAGATGCCCTCGTGGGGCCGGCGCATCCAAGTCGGCGCCGACTGGGCGTGGCTGCTGCTCTTCCCGCGCGACCTCGCGTATATCCGCACCGACACCACCGAGCGCGTCACGCACGCGCACTACGAACCGGGCAACTTCATCGTCCGCCAAGGCGAGCCGCCTTCCGCCTTCTACGTGATCGAGAGCGGCGAAGTCGAAGTGGTGCGCGCCACGCAGGAAAACCCCGCCGGCGAAATCATCGCCGTGCTCGGCCCCGGCAGCTTCTTCGGCGAACAAGCGCTCATCAACAATCAGCCGCGCACCGCTTCCGTCCGCGCGCGCAGCGTCGTCGAAGTCGTCGTGATGGGTCGCCACGTCTTCAGCACGATCTCGAAATCCCTCACTCCGCTCCGCGCCGCGCTCACCGCCGCCATCACGCGCCGCTCCGGCACCTTCTGGCAGGAACGCCCGCGCGCCGTCGCCACGCTGCGCGCGCTCGCCCTCGCCGACTTCGTCGAGCCCGCACCGCAGCCCTTCCTCGCGCCGACGACGCCGTTGCGCGAAGTCACGCGCCTCTTCGCCGAGACGACCAACGATCTCTTCTTCGTCGCCGGCCCCGGCGATCGCCTCGAAGGCATCGTGACGCTCACCGATCTGCTCCGCGTGCAAGGCAACGGCGCCGCGCCCGAGACGCCCGTCGCGCAATTCATGGTCGCCGCGCCCGCCGCAATCCTCGCGACCGACACCGCGCTGCTCGCCGCCTCGGCCTTCCGCGAACACGGCTACAAATCCATGCCCGTCATCGCCGACGCCGCCAGCCGCCGCATCGTCGGCCTCGTCCGCGCCCGCAAACTCATCGCCCGCCTCCTCCAAGCCACGCCGGCCCCCGACCGCTGAGCGATTCCCGCGCGACGACGCCTAAGATTCCGGCGACTCGACCGTAGACATCGCAGCCGCGCCTTGCCATTACCCGGGTAGGACGCGGGCCACGTCCCTTACCCTCATGACGGCTCTGTCGACCGCCACTCGTTCGCTCGCGCGCCATCCCGCCCACTCCTTGCTCATCGTGGCCGTGTTCGCCGCGGGCGCGACGCTCGCACTGGCCCTGTTCACCGTGCTCGACGCCTTCCTCTGGCGCGACCCCGGTTTCCCCGCGCCCGAAAGCGTCGTGCAACTGTTCCCCGTCCGCGACGGCAAGCGCGTGTCGGCGCTGGTGCCGTCCGGCGTGGCGCTCTATCTGCGCGAGCACGCCGCAAGTTTCGTGACGATCGCCATGAGCCGGCCCGAATCGGCGACACTGGAGTCGGGGGACCGCGCGACGGAAACCGTCATGCTCAACGTCAACGCGGACACCTTCGCCGTCATCGGTGTGCGTGCGCGGCTCGGCCGCACGTTCACGGCCGACGAAGAGCGCTCCGGCGACACCAGCGGCGTCATGCTGTCCGAATCGCTCTGGACCGAACGCTTCGCCCGCGACCAGGACGTGATCGGCCGTCGCGTGCGCCTCGCCGGCCGCGAGCGCGTCGTCATCGGCGTCATGCCCGCCCTAGTTCCACCCTGGAAGAACGAAGGTGTATGGTGCCTTCAGCCGGCCAACGAGGGCCTCGCCCGGAATTTCTTCTACCCGACGCATCGCGTCGAAGCGCGCCTCGCTCCTGGCGTCACGGTCGCCACCGCCCGAGCCGAGGTCGAGCGCCTGTGCGCCACGCTCGCTGCCGCTCAACCCAATGAACTGAGCGGCTATCGCCTGCAGACGCGCGAATGGCGCGACGAATTTTCCGCGCCGTTGCGTCCGCTGCTCTCGATGCTCGGCGGCGCAGCTCTCGGCGCGGCCTTGCTCGCCGCCCTCAACGCCACCGGTCTATTCTTCGCGCGTCTGCATTCCCGCCAGCACGAGTTGGCCGTGCGCGCCGCGCTCGGTGCGACTGTCTCACGGCTCGTCCGCCCGTTGATCATGGAAGGCGCGCTCCTCGCCATCGCGGGCGTGGGACTCGGCACCGCCACCGCCGCTGTGCTGCCGGCGCTGATCGAGCGCATCTCGCCCGATACCTTTCCGCGTTGGATCAGAGTCGAATTCGGGCCGAACACCGCGCTCGCCGCCGTCACGCTGGCTGCGCTCAACGCCGCGCTGCTCGCGAGCGAAGCCTTCCGCGTGGCGCGCCGCGCCATCGAGCGGGAAAGCCTGGCGACATCCGCCATCGCCGATCGTCGTGTGCGCTCGTTCCAGCGACTGCTGGTCGTGGCGCAACTTGCGGCCTCGTTCGCACTCGCGGCAAATGCCGCGCTGCTCGTGCACAGCTGGCAGGCCGTCCGGCACATCGACCCGGGACTGCGCGTCGGCGGACTTTGGCTCTCTTGGCTGAATGTGCCGGCCGCCCGCTACGACACACCGGAGAAAATCGTGCGCCTAGCCACCGATCTCGAACAAAGCCTGCAGGTCCAACCTGGCGTGAGTGCGGCCGCCGTTTCCACGACCTCGCCGCTCACCGGCTCGGTCACGTTCGCCTTCCAGCGCAGCAGCGTGGCGGTGGAGCGCGCCGCCGACCTGCCCCGCTGCGTCTATTACGGAGTCGGCCCAAACTACTTTTCAACCGTCGGGGCCCGGCTGGTGGCGGGCCGGTTCTTCAACGCCGATGACCGCGCGGGCAGCCCGCGCGTCGCGATCGTCAGCGAGTCGCTGGCACGGCAGTATTTCCCGCAGGGCAACGCACTCGATCAATGGATCGTGCCCGCCGTCGGACCACGCGAGTGGCGGCGTGTCGTGGGCGTCGTCGCAGACGTGAAACAAGGCAACATCCTGCAGGCCGCGCCGCCACAGTTCTACGAGCCGTTCGCGCAGGCACCGGTGAGCGGCTTCGTTTTGTTCGTGCGCCTCGATGGCGCAGCGCCTTTCTCCGAAGCGTCTTTCCGCGCGGCCCTGAGCGCGGTGGACACAACCCTGGCCCCGCGCGCGGCGCTGCCGCTCGAACAGTATATGGCTGCGCAAACCGCGCCCGCGCGCCTCGCCGCGCAATCGCTTCTCACCGCGGCCGTGCTCGCGGTTGGGCTCGCGCTGGCGGGCTTCGGCGCGCTGCTCGTGCTCACCACCGCGCAACGGACGCGCGAGTTCGGCGTGCGACTCACGCTCGGGGCCACGCCGCGCCAAATCGTCGGGCTCGTCCTACGCGAGGGCCTGGTGCTCGCCGCAGTCGGCGGTGCCGCCGGCGCGCTCGGGGCGTGGACGCTCGGGCAAGCCGCGCAAGCCACCCTCTACGGCACGCCGCCGCCCGCGCTCGAAACCTTCGGCATCGCGAGCGCCGTGCTGCTCGCCTGCGTCGTCGCGGCCTGCGCGTTGCCCGCTTGGCGCGCCGCGCGCACCGATCCGGCGCTCTGCCTTCGTTCAGAATGAAAACTCCGCTCCGTGCCCTGGCCGCGCTCGCGCTGCTCACCGCGTTCCTCGCTCCAGCAACACGCGCCGACGAGAAACTGCTCACGTCCGAAGAGCTGCGGCAGCTCGATCGCGAAAACGAGTTCTGGCGCCAGCTCCGCGCCGACGAGGATGCGGCGGCCAGCCTCGCCCGCCTGCGCCGCAGCGGCGCGACGCCCGACGAGTTGCGCTGGTTCGAGCCGAAGCTGGCCAAACTCTGGGAGGTCGACATCCCGCGCGCCTGGGGCTGGTTGCGACCGGAGCAAATCGACGCGATCAAGGCGATCGACCGCCTGTTTCTCCCGCGGGTCCGCGCCGCGCGCTTGCGCGCCGCCACAGGCATCGAGATCGACCCGGCACACCGCAGTGAGACCATGCTCGCCGTCAACGGCCGCTGGCAACGCACGCTCCTGCGCGTCCTCGAATACGACCAAATCGCCGAGTTCCGCCTGATGAACTCCGAATCCGCCCAAAAAACCGGACGCCATTTCGAAAACGTGCCGCTCACCGACGACGAGCGCCGCACGATCTACGATTGGCAGCGCGAGTTCGAGGCGCTCGCCGGCGAGAACGGCGCGCGCCTGCGGATTGGCCAGCGGGACGTGATCCTCGACCATCGCCGCCGCATCCGCGACCTCATCGGCGACGATCGCTTCGCCATCTACTTTGCCTCCGCCGAGCCGAAATTCGCGCGCATGCACGACGCGCTCGGCGAAGACGTCGACAACACCACCGCGCTCGATGCATGGTGGATTCGCGAACAGTTTTGGATCGACCAGGAAAAGCCGCGCGAGATCGGCCTGTCGAACCGCGTCCTCGCCGCGCGCATCGAGGAACGTCTCCGCGCCCGCCTCGGCGAAACGCTCGCGGCGCGCTACCTCTCGAGCGACGACGCGCGGTGGCTCACCGGTTATCGGGTTCAGGTTCGTGGCGGCTCGCGCGCCACCGCGAAGCCGTAGCGAAGCACCCGGCGCGCCCGGTGCCTGCGCGGCGTCACGCCCAGCCGCGCGCCGCGGCTGAGCGGAAAGCGCACGCCGATTACTTCGCGTCCTCGGCGGCCTTGCAGTTTTTCTCGTTGTGCTCGGCGGCCTTCTTGCAGGCATCGGCGGCCATGCCGCTGCCGAGCTTCTCGCACTGCTTCTCCTTGGTCTCGCGCTCCTTTTCGCAGGGGCCTTTTTCCTTCGCCGGCGCCTGCTTGTCGCGAGCAGGCGCCTCCTTGGAATCCTTGGCGGCGGGGCCGGCCAGGGCGAGGACGGAGGTCAGCAGGGACAGAACGAATGCGGTGGTCAGTTTTTTCATGGGGATACGGGTTGGAGGTTGGGCGGACCCGGTTCGTGTCCGCGCCTTTGAAACGGACGGGCATGGCGATTTCTTGCAGCGAATCGCAAAGGTGCGGTCAGTGCAGCGGGCAGAGCCCCGACGCGGAATCGGGAATCACGGCACCGGCGCTTGCGTATCCGACACGTCCCGATTGCTTCGCCCCATGCTCAACGTCGACGTGGTCTCGGATTTCGCCTGCCCATGGTGCTTCATCGGCAGTCGCCGCCTGGCCGCAGTGCTCGGCGCACGGGCCGCAGCCGGCGGCGACGCGCAGGTGCGCTATCATCCCTTCCAACTCAACGCCGACACGCCGGCCGAAGGCGCGGATCTCCGCGACTACCTGCGCGAACGCTACGGCGCGAACCCGGACGAAATGTTCGGCCGCGTCGAGGCGGCCGCGCGCGACGCTGGCATCGCGCTGGATTTCGCGAAGGTGCGCACGATGCCGAACACGCTTTCCGCGCACATTCTGGTCGCCGCGATTCAGGATTCCGCGACCCAGCGCTCGTTCGTCGATGCGATCTTCGCCGCGTATTTTCTCGAGGGCCGCGACATCGGCGATGCAGCCGTGCTCGCCGAACTCGCCGCACCGCACGGACTCCGCGCCGAGCAGGTCGCCGTGCTCCTCGCCAACACCGATCTGCGCCAGCACGTGCGCGACCTCGCCCAATCGATGGGCGCGCAAGGCATCACCGGCGTGCCGTTCTTCGTCTTCAACCAGAAGCTCGCGCTTTCGGGCGCGCAACCCACGGAAGTTTTTCAGCGCGCCATCGCCGAGGCCGAAAAGCCCGCCGAGTGAGCGCGCGTCGCACCCGCGCGCACAGCGGCGCGAGCGTTCGGCCGGCACACCCGGCGCCCACCGGTCATACGCCGGAAACTCTGTTTGCCAACCGGGAGCACCGGACTAGCTTCGGCGGTCCATTCGCCGGCCGATGAACGATCTCACCGACCTCTACCAGTCCGTCATTCTGGACCACAACCGCCGCCCGCGGAACCGCGGCAAATTGCCCACGGCCAACCGCGTCGCCCACGGCGACAACCCGACGTGCGGCGACCAATGCAGCGTGTTCCTCCGGCTCGACGGCGACCGCATCGCCGACATCTCGTTCGACGGCGCGGGCTGCGCCATCTCGCAGGCGAGCGCGTCGCTGATGACGACGCAGCTCAAGGGCAAAACCGCCGCCGAAGCGCAGCAACTCTACGACCAGTTCCACCACATCGTCACCACCGGCGAACCGCCCGAGGAGATCAACGATCTCGCCGCCTTCGCCGGCGTGCACTCCTTCCCCGCGCGCATCAAATGCGCCACGCTCGGCTGGCACGCCGCACTGAACGCGCTGAAGAACGACCCGGCCGACGCGACCACCGAGACACACAAGGACTGACCGCCGCCGCACCGATCGTTCTCGTTCCTCGTTCTCCTTCTCGTTCTCGGGGAGCAACGAACCAGACAACGAGAACGAGTAAGAGAACGAGAACGCTCCTCCGAAATGTCCCTCGATCCGCAAAAAATCCGCGCCGATTTCCCGATCCTCCACCAGCAGGTGAACGGCAAGCCGCTCGTCTACCTCGACAACGGCGCCACGTCGCAAAAGCCCCGCGCGGTGATCGACGCCCTCGTCCGCTACTACGAGCGCGACAACTCGAACGTCCACCGCGGCCTCCACGCACTCTCCATGCGCGCCACCGACGCCTACGAAGGCGCCCGCGCCCGCGTGGCCAAGTTCATCAACGCCGCCGACCCCGCCGAGATCATCTTCACGCGCGGCACCACCGAGAGCATCAACCTCGTCGCGCGCAGCTGGAGCCACGCGCACCTGAAGCCCGGCGACGTCGTGCTCACGACCGAATTCGAGCACCACTCCAATCTCGTGCCGTGGCAACAAGCTGCCCAAGCCGCCGGAGCCACGCTCAAATACGTGCCGCTCCTCGGCGCCGACGGCGAAGGCGGCGCCGACCTCGCCGCGCTCGACGCGCTGCTCACGCCGCAGGTGAAGCTCTTCGCGTTCACGCACATTTCCAACACGCTCGGCACGATCAATCCCGCCGCCGAGTTCTGCCGCCGCGCGCGCGCCGTCGGCGCCGTCACCGTCATCGACGCCGCGCAATCCATCGGCCACATGCCGCTCGATGTGCAGGAACTCGGCTGCGACTTCCTCGCCTTCTCCGCCCACAAGATGTGCGGCCCCACCGGCATCGGCGTCCTCTACGGTCGCCGCGCGCTGCTCGACAAACTCGCCCCCGACGAGACCGGCGGCGGCATGGTTGTGCAGGTCACCTACGAACAGGCCACCTGGAAACCCGCGCCCGAACGCTTCGAAGCCGGCACGCCCCACGTCGCCGGCGCCATCGGCCTCGCCGCCGCCTGCGATTACCTCGACGCCGTCGGCCGCGCCGCCATCGCCGCGCACGACGACCAACTTTCCCGCTACGCGATGGAGAAACTCAGCGTGCTGCCCGGCATCCGCATCATCGGCCCGCGCGTCGGCGCGGCGCGCAGCGGGCTCGTCAGCTTCGCCTTCGAGCACGTGCACGCGCACGACGTCGTGACCTTCGCCGACGAGGACGGCATCGCGCTACGCGGCGGCCACCACTGCAACCAGCCGCTCATGCGCAAACTCGGCCTCGCCTCGACTTCGCGCGCCAGCTTCTACCTCTACAACACCGAGGCCGAGATCGACCGGCTCGCGGCGTCGCTCCAACGCATCCTGAGATTTTTCGCCGGTTAGGACACATTTAGCTGACTTCGCGGGCGGCGAATTCCCCTCTGAAGAAGAAACGTCGCGCAAATCTTGCGCAACCTACGCTGAGGTTTGCGTTTAACTCGGCCATGCCGCCGGCCGATAGGGGTTTTACTCCCCCGACAACCAGTGAAACTGACGATTCAAGATCAGCGGATCAATCGACGACTCGCGCTCATCGGCTTGGTGTTCGCCGTGCCGTTCACCGCACTCGCCGTTTGGCTTCTCGCCAAAGGCATCCACGGACACATCGAGTTCGCTCAACAGGAACTTCGCGGCAACGCCGTCCAGCGCCCGCTCGAAAACTTGCTGCGGCTCGCCGGCCGCACCCAGATTGAGGCCGCCGCCGGGGAGGCCGATGCGGGCACGTCGGCCGCAATCGACCAAGCCTTCGCCGATCTCGACGCCGCGCTGCGCGAAGACGGCGAGGCGCTCCAGTTCACCCTGCCCGGGCTCACGCAACGCCACCGCGAACAGCTGATGCCCTCCGCGATCCGCGACCGCTGGCAATCCGCCACCGGCGGCAAGGTCAACGTGGCCGCGACCGCCGCGTTGATGACCGATGCGCGCGGCCTGATCGCCCACGGCGGCGACACCTCGAACCTCATCCTCGATCCCGATCTCGACAGCTACTACCTGATGGACGTCACGCTTTGCGTCCTCCCGGAACTCCAGGAACGCATCGCGACGGTCACCGCCAAATTCGTCCCGCCGCTCCGGACCGGCGCTCTCGACGCCGGCGCCCAGCGCGAGGCCCTCGTGCAAGCCGCCATGCTGCGCGATGTGAACACCGCTCGCATCGACGGCGACCTTTCGACCACGTTGAACGAGGATGCCAATTTCTACGGCGTCAGCCCGACCCTCGCGAACGAGCTCACCGCCGCCTCCGCCGCCTGGCACCACGCGCTCGATGCGTTCATCGCGCAGGTGGACGGTCTCGCCGCCGGCAACCCCGCCGTCACCGCCGCCACGCTGGCCGCCGCCGGCCGGGAAGCGCACGAAGCCAGCTTCGCGTTCTGGACCAAGAGCGCCACCGAACTGGATCGCTTACTGCAACAGCGCATCGCGGCGAAGCAGAGCGAGCAATACCGCGGCCTCGGCGCCCTCGCGATTCTCGTGCTCGTCGCCTCCGCCACGACGTGGTGGATCGCCCGCGGCATCAACATCCAGCTGCGCTCGCTTTGCGCGGGCCTCACCGGCCGCTCCACCGAACTCGGCGACCTCGCCCGTGCGGTGAACAGCACGTCCGACACCCTCGCGCGCGGCGCCTCGCAACAGGCGGCCGCACTCGAGGAAATCGGCGCCACCATCGAGGAAATCTCCGGCACTTCGCGCAACAACAGCGAGAGCGTCCTGCGCACCAAGGAACTCGCCGACGGCATGCGGGCCGCCGCCGAGTCCGGCTCGAAGGACATCGGCGACATGGCCCGCGCCATGGACGCCATCCAATCCTCCTCCGGCAACATCGCGAAAATCATCAAGACGATCGACGAGATCGCCTTCCAGACGAACATCCTCGCCCTGAACGCCGCCGTCGAGGCCGCCCGCGCCGGCGAGGCGGGCGCGGGCTTCGCCGTCGTCGCCGAGGAAGTGCGCAATCTCGCCCAGCGCGCCGCCGCCGCTGCGCGCGAGACGACCGAGCGCATCGACGACTCCATCGCCAAGAGCCGCGACGGCGTCGCGATCACCCGGAAAGTCACC
It includes:
- a CDS encoding FAD-dependent oxidoreductase, which produces MARTRIVIIGGGFGGVKCAQTLRRELRRNDAEIILFNRENHLVFSPLLADAVGSSLSLQDVIVPLRQLLPDVICRTEEVLNLDLARNELEVVSHDGSPARLGYDHVVIAAGAVSNLNVVPGMADHAFPLKTVGDAAVLRTHVLQQLERAEVCDDPEKRRWYLSFIVVGGGYSGVEAAGEINDLVRGSLRFFHHIRPEDVTVTLIHSRDQLLPEISEQLREFAREKMAAAGVTIRLNCRVTLATGEGVGTGDGFVRGGTIVCTIGSTAAPFIERMDAPKEKGRLLTEPDLRLRGHANAWAVGDCALIVNALDQQLSPPTGQFAERQGRQCAQNLARVLRGAPTRPFSFRLLGQLCSIGGHRAVAELFGFRLSGFWAWFAWRGVYLFKMPSWGRRIQVGADWAWLLLFPRDLAYIRTDTTERVTHAHYEPGNFIVRQGEPPSAFYVIESGEVEVVRATQENPAGEIIAVLGPGSFFGEQALINNQPRTASVRARSVVEVVVMGRHVFSTISKSLTPLRAALTAAITRRSGTFWQERPRAVATLRALALADFVEPAPQPFLAPTTPLREVTRLFAETTNDLFFVAGPGDRLEGIVTLTDLLRVQGNGAAPETPVAQFMVAAPAAILATDTALLAASAFREHGYKSMPVIADAASRRIVGLVRARKLIARLLQATPAPDR
- a CDS encoding ABC transporter permease, whose protein sequence is MTALSTATRSLARHPAHSLLIVAVFAAGATLALALFTVLDAFLWRDPGFPAPESVVQLFPVRDGKRVSALVPSGVALYLREHAASFVTIAMSRPESATLESGDRATETVMLNVNADTFAVIGVRARLGRTFTADEERSGDTSGVMLSESLWTERFARDQDVIGRRVRLAGRERVVIGVMPALVPPWKNEGVWCLQPANEGLARNFFYPTHRVEARLAPGVTVATARAEVERLCATLAAAQPNELSGYRLQTREWRDEFSAPLRPLLSMLGGAALGAALLAALNATGLFFARLHSRQHELAVRAALGATVSRLVRPLIMEGALLAIAGVGLGTATAAVLPALIERISPDTFPRWIRVEFGPNTALAAVTLAALNAALLASEAFRVARRAIERESLATSAIADRRVRSFQRLLVVAQLAASFALAANAALLVHSWQAVRHIDPGLRVGGLWLSWLNVPAARYDTPEKIVRLATDLEQSLQVQPGVSAAAVSTTSPLTGSVTFAFQRSSVAVERAADLPRCVYYGVGPNYFSTVGARLVAGRFFNADDRAGSPRVAIVSESLARQYFPQGNALDQWIVPAVGPREWRRVVGVVADVKQGNILQAAPPQFYEPFAQAPVSGFVLFVRLDGAAPFSEASFRAALSAVDTTLAPRAALPLEQYMAAQTAPARLAAQSLLTAAVLAVGLALAGFGALLVLTTAQRTREFGVRLTLGATPRQIVGLVLREGLVLAAVGGAAGALGAWTLGQAAQATLYGTPPPALETFGIASAVLLACVVAACALPAWRAARTDPALCLRSE
- a CDS encoding DsbA family oxidoreductase: MLNVDVVSDFACPWCFIGSRRLAAVLGARAAAGGDAQVRYHPFQLNADTPAEGADLRDYLRERYGANPDEMFGRVEAAARDAGIALDFAKVRTMPNTLSAHILVAAIQDSATQRSFVDAIFAAYFLEGRDIGDAAVLAELAAPHGLRAEQVAVLLANTDLRQHVRDLAQSMGAQGITGVPFFVFNQKLALSGAQPTEVFQRAIAEAEKPAE
- a CDS encoding SUF system NifU family Fe-S cluster assembly protein, whose protein sequence is MNDLTDLYQSVILDHNRRPRNRGKLPTANRVAHGDNPTCGDQCSVFLRLDGDRIADISFDGAGCAISQASASLMTTQLKGKTAAEAQQLYDQFHHIVTTGEPPEEINDLAAFAGVHSFPARIKCATLGWHAALNALKNDPADATTETHKD
- a CDS encoding cysteine desulfurase: MSLDPQKIRADFPILHQQVNGKPLVYLDNGATSQKPRAVIDALVRYYERDNSNVHRGLHALSMRATDAYEGARARVAKFINAADPAEIIFTRGTTESINLVARSWSHAHLKPGDVVLTTEFEHHSNLVPWQQAAQAAGATLKYVPLLGADGEGGADLAALDALLTPQVKLFAFTHISNTLGTINPAAEFCRRARAVGAVTVIDAAQSIGHMPLDVQELGCDFLAFSAHKMCGPTGIGVLYGRRALLDKLAPDETGGGMVVQVTYEQATWKPAPERFEAGTPHVAGAIGLAAACDYLDAVGRAAIAAHDDQLSRYAMEKLSVLPGIRIIGPRVGAARSGLVSFAFEHVHAHDVVTFADEDGIALRGGHHCNQPLMRKLGLASTSRASFYLYNTEAEIDRLAASLQRILRFFAG